Part of the Vicia villosa cultivar HV-30 ecotype Madison, WI unplaced genomic scaffold, Vvil1.0 ctg.000107F_1_1, whole genome shotgun sequence genome, CGTATGATGGTGTTAAAGACAGTCAGGGTTTAATTATGAAGCAATCTTTTGTCAAGCAAGATTTTAAATGACAATTCAAAACAACCAGTGAATGTAACTATGGGGTTCTTATGCCTGATCGTTAATTTTGGCGATTGCCAACCTTTTCCAAATTTTAAACGTGTAGCTCAACTTAATCTGAGACATTTATTTGCCtgattttatgtttttgttaagaAAGTATGTGAATCCCTATATGACTATAGAACTCAATTCCCTAAATTGAAATGCTGGAAGTTTCAGCAGTGTCTGTTCATACTGATAAAGCTGAACTTGTTGAGTAAGGATGTTAAGGTGGcagggaaattcaaaaaatagttGCCGCCGTAAATTATTGaggcataaagaaattgaagggTCAAATAGGTTTTCATAAGGGAGAGTTGTTTTGTGCTTATTTTTCATTTAGAAATTTTAGGTGGACATTATTTTTCCAGTAGTGTCACACTTTAGGTTCTGTATCCCTACTTCACTCTTTGTATTTCCTTTAACAGAAGGAAAACTAGAATACTGTGAAAAAGGCCTATTAAGAATCTCTGGTTCTATGCAGATTTCATTTGAATATTATTTATGGCTGGTTCATTAATCTCTATGATTTCATATCTTGTAACTTTATGTTTGCACATTGTTGCAATAATGCTTTTTAGTTTTTATCTGTATctgttgtaatttttttaaaccaaTGCAGGTAGAACTTGCAAAGAGTTTAGTAGCTTCTTCTTTTGCTGATCGTGTATTTTTCTCAAACTCTGGAACTGAAGCAAATGAAGCAGCTATTAAATTTTCAAGAAAATATCAGAAACACAATTCTACTGAAGGGAAAGAGCCAGCTACTGAGTTCATAGCTTTTAGCAATTGCTTCCATGGAAGAACCATGGGCTCAGTTGCTTTGACAAGTAAAGTGCAGTACAGAACACCTTTTGAACCTGTTATGCCTGGAGTGACCTTTATAGAGTATGGAAATGCACCAGCCGCTGTAGAGTTAATTCGGCAGGGCAAAACTGCTGCTGTTTTTGTCGAGCCTATCCAAGGAGAAGGGGGAATATACAGTGCTACAAAAGAATTTCTACAGTCTCTGCGAAATGCTTGTGATGAAACTGGGACACTTCTTGTGTTTGATGAGGTATGTACACTATCTAATCTTGGCATCTGGTTGTATTCGTATGGCAGTTAATGAGCGTGCATCATTTTGTTTTTGATAAGTGTAAGGGAAAAATAATAACTAGAAACTCACATATGTAACCAATGCAAACATGCAACAATGGAATTTGTAGTGTGTTGATAACTTTTTATATTTACAATTGTTTCATTTggctatttttattttaacagcAATATACCGTTTCTATGATTTGTAGGTTCAATGCGGTTTAGGTAGAACAGGATTTCTTTGGGCTCATGAGGCATACGGAGTCTTCCCCGACATTATGACACTTGCCAAGCCTCTTGCTGGAGGCCTACCTATTGGAGCCGTCCTCGTAACCGAACGAGTTGCCTCTTCTATAAAATACGGTGAACACGGAAGTACTTTTGCTGGAGGTCCTCTTATATGCAATGCTGCTCTTGCAGTTTTGAATAAAATATCAAATCCTAATTTCCTCTCTGATGTATCAAAGAAAGGACTATACTTCAAAGAACTACTAAAACAGAAATTGGGAGGAAATCCCCATGTGAAAGAGATTCGTGGCGTCGGGCTAATTATAGGAATTGATTTAGACGTGCCCGCGTCACCGCTGGTAGATGCTTGCCGAAACGCTGGCCTTTTAATATTGACAGCTGGAAAAGGTAATGTTGTTAGGCTTGTTCCACCATTGATTATAACAGAACAGGAGATTGAGCAAGCAACTGATATTCTCTCCCAAACTATCCATATTTTGGATGCCAATAATTCAAAGTAAGAGAAAGAGGCTTTATTTTCTTGCTGGAAGTTATCATGAAGATGTTGTGTTGTTTTTGTATATTGTATAATAAATAAGTGGCAGATGAGACGATTTTGCATTGATGCTTTCATTGTATGTCAGAAGGGTGTGTAGCTATTTTGCCATTTGAATAATGAACtggttttttatttatcatttctcTTCTCCATGTTGTCACTTATCTATATCATTTATGGGAAAAAGTTGGGATTCTGATTTATGAAGAAGAACACACAAACATCTTTTTTGATATAACCTTTGTTTGATTCTCCCTCCTTCAAAAAGCCATACTACTTACTTCATTAAGGAAAGCTTGTAACTCCTTCACTTAGTTTCTTTCTTCATATACTTTATGTTTGATCACATCATCTTACTTTGTATTTTGCTTCAACAAAACCATACCTTATTTCAACATTTTATAATACCAGCATCTATCATGACATATAGTAAAACGAATTCCATTTTTTATAACCATTAGTCTAAAGAATCTCCTTCTTTGGTGTTAACTAATTATCAACAGtctcatttttctttttctttctttccattTTAATGTTTCAAATTACATACTTGTGTAACAAGTTTCAACACTCTTGTAAATTCAACAATGAACACTGCAACATTGCTTCCATCATCAGCCTTGCAATATTTGGCGTTTCCCCCACACTTCAACCCTAATTCTTTTATAGCATAAATAGAGGAGGAGAGGTTGTCTCTACAATCCATCCTACCTTTGTTTGAACCACAACCCTTATTCACAACCTCCGACTGCACCGTTGCCTGCATCTCTTAGAACGGCTGTTGAAACATAGAATTGAGGTACTTGTTTTGTTCAGCACTTCATCAACCAAGCTCATGGCTACTGAATATCCTAAGGCGAACAAGCCAATCCAGTTTTTCAGGGTCATAGTTACTGAAAATCCTTCAcattgaaagcttgtaaaaccTTGTGTAAGCATTTCATTTAGGTTCTTTCATTATCTTTTAACATCAGTTGTTTGTTATAAGCTCATCATGCATATCTGTTTTAATTATTTGACAGATGTTACGAATAAAGTTTGTGAAGAAATATGGACAAGGTTTAGCAAAAGTTATTTGTCTAAAGACTTCCAATGGGGAAAGTTGGAAAATAAATTTGGTGATCAATCATGGCAAAATATGGTTTGGAAAAGGTTGGAAGGAATTTGCACAGTATTATTCTCTAGGTCATGGCCATTTTCTGGTTTTTAAATATCAAAGACATTCCGAATTTCATGTAGACATCTTTGTTAATAAGTCTACGCTAGAGAGATAGATTACCCTCCCATAAGAGTTGAAGCGGAGAAGGTttctgaaaatgaagaagattgtAGAACAAGTAAGAAGCGAAAGCTAACTCTTCCTTTGAATTTGGAAGCACTGGTTGTGCTAAGCATCATACTCACAAAACGAGCAAAGGTATTATTAAGATTCTTTTTACATGATAACATAAGTTATTAGCTTTTGTTCTCTTCAATTCATGTTTGCTAAGTCTAGTAAAAACATGAGGAAGTGACATACATTTGTATTAACATGAAAAATGATAATGAACTATGTGCCTTATAATGTTCCGTTTTTGCAGGAAAACAAGTGAATGCAACTCTTGAAACATCTTTTGTTCTTGTCATGGGTGTGTCGTATGTTGGAACCCGTTTTCTTTTGGTAAGTAGCAAAGAAACATTGTAAAGTATAATTAGAGTAGTTTATAATTGTAAGAGAAGTTAGTTAAGTTTCTATACATTAACATTTGCCTTTTATTTTGCTTGGCAGACTATACCTTCTGAATTCTGTGTAAGAAACTTTGATTTAGCCAAGAAGAAAGGAGACATTTATTTTCGAGTGTTGGATGACGAAAGAGTTTGGTCTGCACGGTACACAACCAGGATGGCCTCAAGAAGAATAAAGTTTGAAGTCACAGGTGGttggaagaaattctcaaaggaCAATAACTTGAAAGTTGGTGACATTTGCAACTTTGAGCTCATTCCTAAAAACTAATATGATTTTTCAAGTTCACATTTTTAGAAAGACGGATGAAGTGAACGTAAATTGTTCAACATCTGCAAGTAAGACTAATTGATGTTTAATTTTCATTTCTATCTTATTGatctctttctcaaattactaagAAAATACATTCTTCCTTTTTATGCAGAATCTTCTCAACAAAATGATGAAGCTACTACTCAGGGATAAAGAAAGCAAAGAGAAATCATCAATTATTTTCCTTGtggtttttgaaaatttgatgtTATTGTGTTGAATGAATTCTAGTTTTATTTGTAATTTAGCCTCATGGCAAGGAATGTATTATGATAAAAAATTTGAAGTTGATTATTTATGTTAGGTGCTAGACTTGTGTTatcttttgttttatgtttgaatACCATGAGAAATGTCATGCTTAAACTGTTCTGGAatcttttcttttaaatatttgaatGTCAGGCTTAAGTTGATTACTTAAAGTGATATTTGTTGAACTTTTTGTGTTGCCCTAATACTATGTATTATGTTAGAGAGagggaagagaaaaagaaaaagggaaagaaagtAGTGAATTTTtttatgggtcatgctaacatgtgcccttaagagctaaatgtagaaatttttacttagaaattgtgcattgttttcataaattttttataattaatgtgtttattacgttttccaatacaaatttactatatttaggtttcttaacatgttagctttatccttTTTTTATTACTTGCATACATGGCTAAACCTCTATTTGGAAAATGAAGGATTTCAACAAGCAAGAATGGCTCATTCTTTTAGATTTGGTAAACTTTTCGTTTTCTAAAACTTTCATAATTAAAAAAGGCTGTCTAAATGAGTAGTCTGCAAATAATTCTCGTAAATATTTAtactattaaatttattattttagtataTTATTTACatgttcaaaatattttgaacaaATCATATTgtaacttaattatttttaagtaTAAGACTTGaaataaaaatttgaataaaaatagtCATTACCAAAACAACTAGATTAAAAtatggagatgagagaaaacTGAATGTGTAAAAATGTTAAAGAATGAATCTGAAAATTTTGCGCTAAAATAAATATGTTTCTAATTGAAAATAAAGAACATTCTTTAAAATGCATGAACCATCAACAAAGATGTGCCATCATTCCTTCCTTTCTAGATTACACAACTGTTTGTACTAGAATTTTGACAGCACTAAATTTTTGTGCCAGGATAAAAACACTCAATGCTATTTTccttgatcttgaagtgaaaattatgaaTCTTAACAGGTGAAATTCCATGTTGCTTATGTAACACCATCAACTGCATAAGATGACAAACAAAACAGAATCAGAGTGAGTTTATGCAATCCAATTTAATCGATAATACATGGCAGACAATGGTAGTTAGTTTGCTACATGAAATGAAACACATTGAAAATAGTTTGCTACATGAAATGAAACACATTGAAAAAACTCTGCACGTAGGATATCTGGCGTAAATGGGTGATGGATCAAGCAAGTGGTCATCCATGGTGACATCTTATTAGCATCGTCGCGATGGCAGATGTCAAGCAACATCAGCggtttaaaaaaattagaatcatATATTCAGCTTAAGTATGA contains:
- the LOC131624187 gene encoding acetylornithine aminotransferase, mitochondrial-like; this translates as MAPHTCSSNSCFQSSFTYKLKPTQFNNQHFPPNLLYRRSLTPPSASLKVAAPNARVEMGKKTREVIEDEAKFLVGTYARVPVVLERGKGCRLYDVEGNEYLDLSGGIAVNALGHGDDDWLKAVVEQAGVLTHTSNIYLTVPQVELAKSLVASSFADRVFFSNSGTEANEAAIKFSRKYQKHNSTEGKEPATEFIAFSNCFHGRTMGSVALTSKVQYRTPFEPVMPGVTFIEYGNAPAAVELIRQGKTAAVFVEPIQGEGGIYSATKEFLQSLRNACDETGTLLVFDEVQCGLGRTGFLWAHEAYGVFPDIMTLAKPLAGGLPIGAVLVTERVASSIKYGEHGSTFAGGPLICNAALAVLNKISNPNFLSDVSKKGLYFKELLKQKLGGNPHVKEIRGVGLIIGIDLDVPASPLVDACRNAGLLILTAGKGNVVRLVPPLIITEQEIEQATDILSQTIHILDANNSK